A region from the Vanessa tameamea isolate UH-Manoa-2023 chromosome 3, ilVanTame1 primary haplotype, whole genome shotgun sequence genome encodes:
- the LOC113397538 gene encoding cytochrome b-c1 complex subunit 8: MGKHFGELAKIRGLITYKLSHHEQRAYAGAISNGIPNIFRRFRESVFRVAPPFIIAYLVYEGVEREHTRLGRKNPADFENDQ, from the exons ATGGGAAAGCACTTTGGGGAACTAGCAAAGATTAGAGGCTTAATTACCTATAAATTATCGCATCATGAGCAACGTGCTTACGCAGGAGCTATTTCTAATGGCATACCAAATATTTTCCGTAGATTCCGTGAAAGCGTATTCAGAGTCGCCCCAC CCTTCATAATTGCATACCTAGTATATGAAGGAGTAGAAAGGGAACACACTAGACTTGGCCGTAAAAATCCTGCTGATTTTGAAAATgatcaataa
- the LOC113397534 gene encoding ethanolamine kinase, whose product MSHICNPVGHKFIPVEIQENDIFTGILKILSFLRPEWTPENIKFKVFTDGITNKLVACQLNAEQVGENKIVLVRIYGNKTDLLIDRNAEVRNITVLNKTGLAPQIYGVFKNGLAYEYYPGVTLSPNTVIDSKISGLVAKQMAKMHKIELGKEIKKEPMVWDKTEQFLSLIPEKFTDANKHERFASSFGSLTRLRIEYERLKSLLIKTESTIVFAHNDLLLGNVIYNESKGKISFIDYEYASYNYQAFDIANHFNEFVGISIDDIDYNRHPSKDFQMNWIEKYLVEYLENESPPYSDIEKLYKEVQQLSIASHFMWGVWSLVQCELSDINFDFCRYAEIRLNRYYEQKDAIYKELL is encoded by the exons ATGTCTCATATTTGCAATCCAGTGGGTCATAAATTTATCCCGGTTGAAATTCAAGAGAATGATATTTTTACTGGAATATTGAAAATTCTTTCATTTTTAAGACCAGAATGGACTccggaaaatattaaattcaag GTTTTTACTGATGGGATTACGAATAAGCTTGTCGCTTGCCAACTTAATGCTGAACAAGTCGGCGAAAACAAAATAGTGCTTGTAAGAATTTATGGAAACAAAACAGATTTGCTAATAGATAGAAATGCTGAAGTCCG AAATATTACAGTTCTTAATAAAACTGGGTTGGCTCCGCAAATTTATGGTGTTTTCAAAAATGGTTTAGCATATGAATACTATCCTGGAGTTACTCTAAGCCCAAATACGGTGATTGATTCAAAAATATCAGGTCTTGTTGCAAAGCAAATGGCGAAAATGCACAAAATTGAACTTGGAAAGGAA ataaaaaaagaaCCTATGGTATGGGATAAAACAGaacaatttttaagtttaattccaGAGAAGTTTACAGATGCTAATAAACACGAAAg ATTTGCAAGTAGCTTTGGATCACTAACAAGATTGAGGATAGAATATGAGCGTTTAAAGTCGCTCTTAATAAAAACTGAGAGCACGATAGTGTTTGCTCACAATGATTTGCTTCTAGGAAATGTGATATACAATGAATCTAAAGGGAAGATTTCGTTTATAGATTATGAATATGCTTCATATAATTATCAAGCATTTGATATAGCAAATCATTTCAACGAATTTGTTG GTATATCTATTGATGATATCGATTATAATCGGCATCCCAGCAAAGATTTTCAGATGAACTGGATCGAAAAATATCTTGTAGAATATTTGGAAAACGAATCGCCGCCTTATTCAGATATTGAAAAACTTTATAAGGAAGTGCAACAACTTTCGATAGCTTCCCATTTCATGTGGGGTGTGTGGTCTCTGGTGCAGTGCGAATTATcggatattaattttgatttttgcag ATATGCCGAAATACGACTTAACAGGTATTACGAACAAAAGGACGCCATCTACAAAGAATTACTGTGA
- the LOC113397529 gene encoding 97 kDa heat shock protein isoform X2, with the protein MAAMSVIGIDFGNESCYIAVAKAGGIETITNDYSLRGTPSCVAFSPKNRILGVAAKNQMVTNMKNTVFGFKRLLGRKYSDPHVQKELKHFPFKVEQRTDGGIGIRVNYLGEDNVFSPEQITAMLFTKLKDVAATALQTQVNDCVISVPSYFTNAERNALLDAATIAGLNVLRLMNETSATALAYGIYKQDLPAPEEKPRNVVFVDFGHSSLQVAACAFNKGKLRVLATSTDPFCGGRDIDMALAEYFCQDFMTRYKLDARKNQRAFLRLLQEVEKIKKQMSANSTRLPLNIECFMEERDVTGEMQRPQMEQICTETFNRVERTLRGILHNAKLRPEDINSVEIVGGSTRIPAVKNLIEQVFGKQASTTLNQDEAVSRGCALQCAMLSPAVRVREFNVTDAQPYAVRLAWDAARGEDGDMEVFPAFHAAPFSKMLTFYRKEPFSVSAYYSDQVPYPDSFIGQWNIRDVQATAEGESQKVKLKVRVNIHGIVTVASASLVEKKQDSSQNENVEMENSNENAQGTQDAPMETNGGSQEQQQQQNGPDNQEVREDEMKGEPQQKQSWTQRVGQWFSGDKSKDKSKKVLVKTIELPIDARTHGYAQHDLNSYMEQEGKMQAQDRQEKERADARNALEEYVYELRGKLSEGEVLHDFVAEDQRQRLVNQLDALEQWLYDEGEDQNRQVYSDKLGELRTEGEPIKQRRLEFELRPGALDDYALAIQLTNKAVDLYRSGDAKYAHLTEADIQKVVDAAKNALAWLENARQALAHAPRHLPPPHTTHQIRQERQTFENTVNPILNKLKPKEKTPPPANPTAGDGQTADAPSQEQMDVE; encoded by the exons ATGGCCGCAATGTCAGTCATAGGTATTGATTTCGGAAATGAATCGTGTTATATTGCTGTTGCAAAAGCAGGTGGCATTGAGACAATAACTAACGATTACAGTCTAAGGGGTACACC ATCATGTGTGGCGTTTTCACCAAAGAACCGAATATTAGGTGTAGCAGCCAAAAACCAAATGGTAACAAACATGAAAAACACTGTGTTTGGTTTTAAAAGACTCTTAGGTAGGAAATATTCAGATCCACATGTACAAAAAGAGCTTAAACACTTCCCATTCAAGGTTGAACAGCGAACTGATGGTGGAATTGGTATTAGGGTCAACTATCTCGGGGAAGATAATGTATTTAGCCCAGAGCAG attacaGCAATGCTGTTCACAAAATTGAAAGACGTAGCTGCTACTGCACTACAAACTCAGGTTAATGATTGTGTCATATCAGTACCTAGTTACTTTACTAATGCAGAAAGGAATGCTCTATTAGATGCCGCTACAATTGCAG GTCTCAATGTATTACGCCTTATGAATGAGACATCAGCAACTGCACTTGCCTATGGTATTTACAAACAAGATTTACCTGCACCTGAAGAAAAACCTCGAAATGTCGTTTTTGTTGACTTTGGTCACAGTTCCCTTCag GTTGCAGCCTGTGCTTTTAATAAGGGTAAATTAAGGGTGCTGGCCACCTCAACAGACCCCTTCTGTGGTGGTAGAGATATTGACATGGCATTAGCTGAATATTTCTGCCAAGATTTTATGACTAGATATAAACTTGATGCCAGGAAAAATCAAAG AGCTTTCCTTCGGTTGTTGCAAGaagtagaaaaaataaagaaacaaatgtCTGCAAATAGCACTCGTTTGCCTTTGAACATTGAATGCTTTATGGAGGAACGTGATGTTACTGGGGAAATGCAGCGTCCTCAAATGGAACAAATATGTACTGAGACTTTTAATAGAGTGGAAAGGACATTGAGAGGCATATTGCATAATGcta aacTGAGACCTGAAGATATAAACTCAGTAGAAATAGTAGGAGGTTCTACAAGGATTCCTGCAGTTAAAAATTTGATTGAACAAGTATTTGGCAAGCAAGCATCAACAACACTGAACCAA GATGAAGCTGTATCACGTGGTTGCGCGTTACAATGCGCGATGTTGAGCCCCGCGGTTCGGGTGCGTGAGTTCAACGTCACTGACGCTCAACCCTACGCCGTGCGTCTCGCTTGGGACGCTGCACGAGGGGAAGATGGCGACATGGaa GTTTTTCCAGCATTCCATGCTGCACCGTTTTCAAAGATGCTTACTTTCTATAGAAAAGAGCCATTTTCAGTTAGTGCTTACTATTCCGATCAAGTGCCCTATCCTGACTCTTTTATTG GACAATGGAACATTAGAGATGTTCAAGCAACAGCTGAAGGAGAGTCACAAAAAGTGAAACTCAAAGTACGAGTAAACATTCACGGTATTGTCACGGTTGCTTCTGCATCTTTAGTGGAGAAAAAGCAAGATTCTTCTCAAAATGAAAATGTTGAGATGGAAAATTCCAATGAAAACGCACAGGGCACCCAAGATGCCCCAATGGAGACGAATGGTGGTTCCCAggaacaacaacaacaacaaaacggGCCTGATAACCAAGAGGTGAGAGAGGACGAAATGAAAGGAGAGCCGCAACAAAAACAATCGTGGACACAGAGAGTAGGACAGTGGTTCAGCGGG GATAAATCGAAAGATAAATCCAAGAAGGTTCTTGTGAAAACGATTGAATTGCCTATCGATGCACGAACACATGGATATGCTCAACATGACCTGAACAGCTACATGGAACAAGAG GGTAAAATGCAAGCCCAAGATCGCCAAGAAAAAGAACGCGCGGACGCACGTAACGCACTTGAAGAGTATGTTTATGAGCTTCGTGGAAAATTGTCGGAGGGTGAAGTTCTTCATGATTTTGTTGCTGAAGATCAACGTCAACGACTCGTCAACCAACTTGATGCACTGGAACAGTGGCTGTATGATGAAGGAGAGGATCAAAACCGACAg GTATACAGTGACAAATTGGGGGAATTGCGAACGGAAGGGGAGCCCATAAAACAACGGCGACTTGAATTTGAACTTCGCCCCGGAGCTCTTGACGATTACGCTCTCGCTATTCAATTAACTAACAAGGCGGTTGATTTGTACAG ATCGGGCGATGCGAAGTACGCGCACTTGACCGAAGCCGACATTCAGAAGGTCGTGGATGCTGCTAAGAACGCGCTGGCGTGGCTGGAGAACGCCCGACAGGCACTGGCCCACGCGCCCCGACACCTGCCTCCGCCACACACCACCCACCAGATACGGCAGGAGAGACAG acttTCGAAAATACGGTAAACCCTATTTTGAACAAACTTAAGCCTAAGGAGAAGACTCCACCACCAGCTAATCCCACCGCGGGCGACGGCCAGACAGCCGACGCACCATCGCAGGAACAAATGGATGTCGAATGA
- the LOC113397529 gene encoding 97 kDa heat shock protein isoform X1, translating into MAAMSVIGIDFGNESCYIAVAKAGGIETITNDYSLRGTPSCVAFSPKNRILGVAAKNQMVTNMKNTVFGFKRLLGRKYSDPHVQKELKHFPFKVEQRTDGGIGIRVNYLGEDNVFSPEQITAMLFTKLKDVAATALQTQVNDCVISVPSYFTNAERNALLDAATIAGLNVLRLMNETSATALAYGIYKQDLPAPEEKPRNVVFVDFGHSSLQVAACAFNKGKLRVLATSTDPFCGGRDIDMALAEYFCQDFMTRYKLDARKNQRAFLRLLQEVEKIKKQMSANSTRLPLNIECFMEERDVTGEMQRPQMEQICTETFNRVERTLRGILHNAKLRPEDINSVEIVGGSTRIPAVKNLIEQVFGKQASTTLNQDEAVSRGCALQCAMLSPAVRVREFNVTDAQPYAVRLAWDAARGEDGDMEVFPAFHAAPFSKMLTFYRKEPFSVSAYYSDQVPYPDSFIGQWNIRDVQATAEGESQKVKLKVRVNIHGIVTVASASLVEKKQDSSQNENVEMENSNENAQGTQDAPMETNGGSQEQQQQQNGPDNQEVREDEMKGEPQQKQSWTQRVGQWFSGENNDDKKDKSKDKSKKVLVKTIELPIDARTHGYAQHDLNSYMEQEGKMQAQDRQEKERADARNALEEYVYELRGKLSEGEVLHDFVAEDQRQRLVNQLDALEQWLYDEGEDQNRQVYSDKLGELRTEGEPIKQRRLEFELRPGALDDYALAIQLTNKAVDLYRSGDAKYAHLTEADIQKVVDAAKNALAWLENARQALAHAPRHLPPPHTTHQIRQERQTFENTVNPILNKLKPKEKTPPPANPTAGDGQTADAPSQEQMDVE; encoded by the exons ATGGCCGCAATGTCAGTCATAGGTATTGATTTCGGAAATGAATCGTGTTATATTGCTGTTGCAAAAGCAGGTGGCATTGAGACAATAACTAACGATTACAGTCTAAGGGGTACACC ATCATGTGTGGCGTTTTCACCAAAGAACCGAATATTAGGTGTAGCAGCCAAAAACCAAATGGTAACAAACATGAAAAACACTGTGTTTGGTTTTAAAAGACTCTTAGGTAGGAAATATTCAGATCCACATGTACAAAAAGAGCTTAAACACTTCCCATTCAAGGTTGAACAGCGAACTGATGGTGGAATTGGTATTAGGGTCAACTATCTCGGGGAAGATAATGTATTTAGCCCAGAGCAG attacaGCAATGCTGTTCACAAAATTGAAAGACGTAGCTGCTACTGCACTACAAACTCAGGTTAATGATTGTGTCATATCAGTACCTAGTTACTTTACTAATGCAGAAAGGAATGCTCTATTAGATGCCGCTACAATTGCAG GTCTCAATGTATTACGCCTTATGAATGAGACATCAGCAACTGCACTTGCCTATGGTATTTACAAACAAGATTTACCTGCACCTGAAGAAAAACCTCGAAATGTCGTTTTTGTTGACTTTGGTCACAGTTCCCTTCag GTTGCAGCCTGTGCTTTTAATAAGGGTAAATTAAGGGTGCTGGCCACCTCAACAGACCCCTTCTGTGGTGGTAGAGATATTGACATGGCATTAGCTGAATATTTCTGCCAAGATTTTATGACTAGATATAAACTTGATGCCAGGAAAAATCAAAG AGCTTTCCTTCGGTTGTTGCAAGaagtagaaaaaataaagaaacaaatgtCTGCAAATAGCACTCGTTTGCCTTTGAACATTGAATGCTTTATGGAGGAACGTGATGTTACTGGGGAAATGCAGCGTCCTCAAATGGAACAAATATGTACTGAGACTTTTAATAGAGTGGAAAGGACATTGAGAGGCATATTGCATAATGcta aacTGAGACCTGAAGATATAAACTCAGTAGAAATAGTAGGAGGTTCTACAAGGATTCCTGCAGTTAAAAATTTGATTGAACAAGTATTTGGCAAGCAAGCATCAACAACACTGAACCAA GATGAAGCTGTATCACGTGGTTGCGCGTTACAATGCGCGATGTTGAGCCCCGCGGTTCGGGTGCGTGAGTTCAACGTCACTGACGCTCAACCCTACGCCGTGCGTCTCGCTTGGGACGCTGCACGAGGGGAAGATGGCGACATGGaa GTTTTTCCAGCATTCCATGCTGCACCGTTTTCAAAGATGCTTACTTTCTATAGAAAAGAGCCATTTTCAGTTAGTGCTTACTATTCCGATCAAGTGCCCTATCCTGACTCTTTTATTG GACAATGGAACATTAGAGATGTTCAAGCAACAGCTGAAGGAGAGTCACAAAAAGTGAAACTCAAAGTACGAGTAAACATTCACGGTATTGTCACGGTTGCTTCTGCATCTTTAGTGGAGAAAAAGCAAGATTCTTCTCAAAATGAAAATGTTGAGATGGAAAATTCCAATGAAAACGCACAGGGCACCCAAGATGCCCCAATGGAGACGAATGGTGGTTCCCAggaacaacaacaacaacaaaacggGCCTGATAACCAAGAGGTGAGAGAGGACGAAATGAAAGGAGAGCCGCAACAAAAACAATCGTGGACACAGAGAGTAGGACAGTGGTTCAGCGGG gaaaaCAATGATGACAAAAAGGATAAATCGAAAGATAAATCCAAGAAGGTTCTTGTGAAAACGATTGAATTGCCTATCGATGCACGAACACATGGATATGCTCAACATGACCTGAACAGCTACATGGAACAAGAG GGTAAAATGCAAGCCCAAGATCGCCAAGAAAAAGAACGCGCGGACGCACGTAACGCACTTGAAGAGTATGTTTATGAGCTTCGTGGAAAATTGTCGGAGGGTGAAGTTCTTCATGATTTTGTTGCTGAAGATCAACGTCAACGACTCGTCAACCAACTTGATGCACTGGAACAGTGGCTGTATGATGAAGGAGAGGATCAAAACCGACAg GTATACAGTGACAAATTGGGGGAATTGCGAACGGAAGGGGAGCCCATAAAACAACGGCGACTTGAATTTGAACTTCGCCCCGGAGCTCTTGACGATTACGCTCTCGCTATTCAATTAACTAACAAGGCGGTTGATTTGTACAG ATCGGGCGATGCGAAGTACGCGCACTTGACCGAAGCCGACATTCAGAAGGTCGTGGATGCTGCTAAGAACGCGCTGGCGTGGCTGGAGAACGCCCGACAGGCACTGGCCCACGCGCCCCGACACCTGCCTCCGCCACACACCACCCACCAGATACGGCAGGAGAGACAG acttTCGAAAATACGGTAAACCCTATTTTGAACAAACTTAAGCCTAAGGAGAAGACTCCACCACCAGCTAATCCCACCGCGGGCGACGGCCAGACAGCCGACGCACCATCGCAGGAACAAATGGATGTCGAATGA
- the LOC113397529 gene encoding heat shock 70 kDa protein 4L isoform X3, protein MAAMSVIGIDFGNESCYIAVAKAGGIETITNDYSLRGTPSCVAFSPKNRILGVAAKNQMVTNMKNTVFGFKRLLGRKYSDPHVQKELKHFPFKVEQRTDGGIGIRVNYLGEDNVFSPEQITAMLFTKLKDVAATALQTQVNDCVISVPSYFTNAERNALLDAATIAGLNVLRLMNETSATALAYGIYKQDLPAPEEKPRNVVFVDFGHSSLQVAACAFNKGKLRVLATSTDPFCGGRDIDMALAEYFCQDFMTRYKLDARKNQRAFLRLLQEVEKIKKQMSANSTRLPLNIECFMEERDVTGEMQRPQMEQICTETFNRVERTLRGILHNAKLRPEDINSVEIVGGSTRIPAVKNLIEQVFGKQASTTLNQDEAVSRGCALQCAMLSPAVRVREFNVTDAQPYAVRLAWDAARGEDGDMEVFPAFHAAPFSKMLTFYRKEPFSVSAYYSDQVPYPDSFIGQWNIRDVQATAEGESQKVKLKVRVNIHGIVTVASASLVEKKQDSSQNENVEMENSNENAQGTQDAPMETNGGSQEQQQQQNGPDNQEENNDDKKDKSKDKSKKVLVKTIELPIDARTHGYAQHDLNSYMEQEGKMQAQDRQEKERADARNALEEYVYELRGKLSEGEVLHDFVAEDQRQRLVNQLDALEQWLYDEGEDQNRQVYSDKLGELRTEGEPIKQRRLEFELRPGALDDYALAIQLTNKAVDLYRSGDAKYAHLTEADIQKVVDAAKNALAWLENARQALAHAPRHLPPPHTTHQIRQERQTFENTVNPILNKLKPKEKTPPPANPTAGDGQTADAPSQEQMDVE, encoded by the exons ATGGCCGCAATGTCAGTCATAGGTATTGATTTCGGAAATGAATCGTGTTATATTGCTGTTGCAAAAGCAGGTGGCATTGAGACAATAACTAACGATTACAGTCTAAGGGGTACACC ATCATGTGTGGCGTTTTCACCAAAGAACCGAATATTAGGTGTAGCAGCCAAAAACCAAATGGTAACAAACATGAAAAACACTGTGTTTGGTTTTAAAAGACTCTTAGGTAGGAAATATTCAGATCCACATGTACAAAAAGAGCTTAAACACTTCCCATTCAAGGTTGAACAGCGAACTGATGGTGGAATTGGTATTAGGGTCAACTATCTCGGGGAAGATAATGTATTTAGCCCAGAGCAG attacaGCAATGCTGTTCACAAAATTGAAAGACGTAGCTGCTACTGCACTACAAACTCAGGTTAATGATTGTGTCATATCAGTACCTAGTTACTTTACTAATGCAGAAAGGAATGCTCTATTAGATGCCGCTACAATTGCAG GTCTCAATGTATTACGCCTTATGAATGAGACATCAGCAACTGCACTTGCCTATGGTATTTACAAACAAGATTTACCTGCACCTGAAGAAAAACCTCGAAATGTCGTTTTTGTTGACTTTGGTCACAGTTCCCTTCag GTTGCAGCCTGTGCTTTTAATAAGGGTAAATTAAGGGTGCTGGCCACCTCAACAGACCCCTTCTGTGGTGGTAGAGATATTGACATGGCATTAGCTGAATATTTCTGCCAAGATTTTATGACTAGATATAAACTTGATGCCAGGAAAAATCAAAG AGCTTTCCTTCGGTTGTTGCAAGaagtagaaaaaataaagaaacaaatgtCTGCAAATAGCACTCGTTTGCCTTTGAACATTGAATGCTTTATGGAGGAACGTGATGTTACTGGGGAAATGCAGCGTCCTCAAATGGAACAAATATGTACTGAGACTTTTAATAGAGTGGAAAGGACATTGAGAGGCATATTGCATAATGcta aacTGAGACCTGAAGATATAAACTCAGTAGAAATAGTAGGAGGTTCTACAAGGATTCCTGCAGTTAAAAATTTGATTGAACAAGTATTTGGCAAGCAAGCATCAACAACACTGAACCAA GATGAAGCTGTATCACGTGGTTGCGCGTTACAATGCGCGATGTTGAGCCCCGCGGTTCGGGTGCGTGAGTTCAACGTCACTGACGCTCAACCCTACGCCGTGCGTCTCGCTTGGGACGCTGCACGAGGGGAAGATGGCGACATGGaa GTTTTTCCAGCATTCCATGCTGCACCGTTTTCAAAGATGCTTACTTTCTATAGAAAAGAGCCATTTTCAGTTAGTGCTTACTATTCCGATCAAGTGCCCTATCCTGACTCTTTTATTG GACAATGGAACATTAGAGATGTTCAAGCAACAGCTGAAGGAGAGTCACAAAAAGTGAAACTCAAAGTACGAGTAAACATTCACGGTATTGTCACGGTTGCTTCTGCATCTTTAGTGGAGAAAAAGCAAGATTCTTCTCAAAATGAAAATGTTGAGATGGAAAATTCCAATGAAAACGCACAGGGCACCCAAGATGCCCCAATGGAGACGAATGGTGGTTCCCAggaacaacaacaacaacaaaacggGCCTGATAACCAAGAG gaaaaCAATGATGACAAAAAGGATAAATCGAAAGATAAATCCAAGAAGGTTCTTGTGAAAACGATTGAATTGCCTATCGATGCACGAACACATGGATATGCTCAACATGACCTGAACAGCTACATGGAACAAGAG GGTAAAATGCAAGCCCAAGATCGCCAAGAAAAAGAACGCGCGGACGCACGTAACGCACTTGAAGAGTATGTTTATGAGCTTCGTGGAAAATTGTCGGAGGGTGAAGTTCTTCATGATTTTGTTGCTGAAGATCAACGTCAACGACTCGTCAACCAACTTGATGCACTGGAACAGTGGCTGTATGATGAAGGAGAGGATCAAAACCGACAg GTATACAGTGACAAATTGGGGGAATTGCGAACGGAAGGGGAGCCCATAAAACAACGGCGACTTGAATTTGAACTTCGCCCCGGAGCTCTTGACGATTACGCTCTCGCTATTCAATTAACTAACAAGGCGGTTGATTTGTACAG ATCGGGCGATGCGAAGTACGCGCACTTGACCGAAGCCGACATTCAGAAGGTCGTGGATGCTGCTAAGAACGCGCTGGCGTGGCTGGAGAACGCCCGACAGGCACTGGCCCACGCGCCCCGACACCTGCCTCCGCCACACACCACCCACCAGATACGGCAGGAGAGACAG acttTCGAAAATACGGTAAACCCTATTTTGAACAAACTTAAGCCTAAGGAGAAGACTCCACCACCAGCTAATCCCACCGCGGGCGACGGCCAGACAGCCGACGCACCATCGCAGGAACAAATGGATGTCGAATGA